One Ferviditalea candida genomic region harbors:
- the bcp gene encoding thioredoxin-dependent thiol peroxidase: MSQVQVGQPVPDFTLPGSNGKDVSLSDFRGKNVVIYFYPKDMTPGCTTESCDFRDFHPQFGELDAEVLGISPDDLKSHVKFIEKHGLPFLLLADTDHRICEMFGVWTLKKNYGKEYMGVERSTFLIDKQGKLAREWRKVKVAGHVEEVLEAVKQL; this comes from the coding sequence ATGAGTCAAGTTCAAGTGGGACAACCCGTTCCCGATTTCACACTGCCGGGATCGAACGGAAAAGACGTAAGCCTGAGCGACTTTCGCGGGAAGAATGTGGTCATCTATTTTTATCCGAAAGACATGACACCGGGATGCACGACGGAGTCGTGCGACTTCCGCGATTTTCATCCGCAGTTCGGGGAACTGGATGCCGAGGTGCTCGGAATCAGCCCTGACGATCTGAAGTCGCATGTCAAATTCATCGAGAAACACGGCTTGCCGTTTCTGCTGCTGGCGGACACGGATCATCGGATTTGTGAGATGTTCGGGGTCTGGACATTGAAAAAAAATTACGGCAAAGAGTACATGGGCGTGGAGCGTTCGACCTTCCTGATCGACAAGCAGGGCAAGCTCGCCAGGGAATGGCGGAAGGTGAAGGTTGCCGGTCACGTCGAGGAAGTGCTGGAAGCCGTGAAGCAGCTGTGA
- a CDS encoding SCO family protein → MFADWKRKMILPSIITALAIAVAAGIWWYRDWNVQQKDAQMKKMIWINDAADKPAADFRLTDQNGKPISLSEYKGKVVVLQFMDPVCTDICPIVSQEAIMADREMGDKSKQVEFIAVNVNEYHLSQQDVMQFSQSHGLNTLPNWHFVTGDKASLQAVWKAFGIEVIPNPDGDVEHSADMYFIDKQGKERYVAYPDNDQKSISQWGKGIAYFAEKLM, encoded by the coding sequence ATGTTTGCGGATTGGAAGCGAAAAATGATTTTGCCGTCCATCATCACGGCATTGGCAATAGCCGTCGCCGCCGGAATTTGGTGGTATCGCGACTGGAACGTGCAGCAGAAGGACGCGCAGATGAAGAAGATGATTTGGATTAACGATGCGGCCGATAAACCGGCGGCGGATTTCCGGCTTACCGATCAGAACGGAAAGCCGATTTCCCTATCCGAATACAAGGGCAAGGTGGTTGTGCTGCAGTTTATGGATCCGGTATGTACGGATATATGCCCGATCGTCTCGCAGGAGGCGATCATGGCCGATCGGGAAATGGGCGATAAGAGCAAGCAGGTTGAATTTATCGCAGTCAATGTGAATGAATATCACTTATCCCAACAGGATGTCATGCAATTCTCTCAATCACACGGCTTAAACACGCTCCCCAATTGGCATTTTGTTACGGGGGATAAAGCGAGTCTTCAGGCGGTATGGAAGGCTTTCGGCATCGAAGTGATCCCCAACCCCGACGGGGATGTCGAGCACAGCGCCGATATGTATTTTATCGATAAGCAGGGCAAGGAACGCTATGTAGCTTACCCGGATAACGATCAAAAGAGCATATCGCAGTGGGGAAAAGGAATCGCCTATTTTGCCGAAAAGCTGATGTGA